One Glycine soja cultivar W05 chromosome 2, ASM419377v2, whole genome shotgun sequence genomic region harbors:
- the LOC114400463 gene encoding uncharacterized protein LOC114400463 isoform X2 gives MGTTTTPLVLVLLFCCLVSVLQAEYLKYKDPKQPLNVRIKNLLKRMTLEEKIGQMVQIERSVATPQVMKKYFIGSVLSGGESVPATNASAETWIQMVNGIQNGSLSTRLGIPMIYGIDAVHGNNNVYKATIFPHNVGLGVTRDPVLIKKIGDATALEVRATGIQYVFAPCIAVCRDPRWGRCFESYSEDPKIAQAMTEIIPGLQGDISSNSRKGVPYVSGKNKVAACAKHYVGDGGTTKGINENNTVISYSELLRIHMPPYYDSIVKGVSTVMVSYSSWNGQKMHANHFLVTNYLKNKLKFREHRQIAREAVRKSLVLLKNGKSAEKPLLPLPKKAAKILVAGSHADNLGYQCGGWTITWQGLGGNNLTVGTTILEAVKQTIDPATKVVFNENPDSNFVKSNNFSCAIVVVGEHPYATTFGDSLNLTIPEPGPSTITNVCGSIQCVVVLITGRPVVIQPYLSKVDALVAAWLPGTEGQGVADLLFGDYGFTGKLARTWFKTVDQLPMNVGDKYYDPLFPFGFGLSTNPTKY, from the exons ATGGGAACAACTACAACACCCCTTGTGTTGGTTCTTCTATTTTGCTGCCTTGTTTCTGTTTTACAAGCAGAATACTTGAAGTACAAAGACCCGAAACAGCCACTGAATGTTAGAATCAAGAACTTGCTGAAGCGAATGACCCTGGAGGAGAAGATAGGCCAAATGGTGCAGATTGAACGAAGTGTTGCCACCCCACAAGTGATGAAGAAGTACTTCATTG GGAGTGTGCTGAGTGGGGGAGAGAGTGTTCCAGCCACAAATGCATCTGCTGAGACTTGGATCCAAATGGTGAATGGAATCCAAAATGGATCTTTGTCTACGCGCCTCGGGATTCCAATGATTTATGGCATAGATGCAGTTCATGGCAACAATAATGTCTACAAGGCAACCATCTTTCCTCACAATGTTGGGCTAGGAGTTACCAG GGATCCAGTACTGATAAAGAAGATTGGAGATGCAACTGCCCTAGAAGTTAGAGCTACTGGAATTCAATATGTTTTTGCTCCGTGCATTGCG GTCTGCAGAGATCCTAGATGGGGGCGTTGCTTTGAAAGTTACAGCGAGGACCCTAAGATTGCTCAAGCAATGACTGAAATTATTCCTGGTTTGCAAGGAGACATCAGTAGCAATTCAAGAAAGGGGGTTCCCTATGTTTCTGGAAA GAACAAGGTTGCGGCTTGTGCTAAACATTATGTAGGAGATGGTGGCACAACCAAGGGCATTAATGAGAACAATACTGTGATCAGTTATAGTGAATTGCTTCGAATTCACATGCCTCCGTATTATGACTCCATTGTCAAGGGGGTTTCAACAGTAATGGTCTCCTACTCTAGCTGGAATGGCCAAAAGATGCATGCTAATCATTTTCTTGTCACTAATTACCTCAAGAACAAACTGAAGTTCAGg GAGCATAGACAGATAGCAAGGGAAGCCGTAAGGAAATCACTTGTGTTGCTAAAGAATGGTAAATCTGCTGAGAAACCTCTGCTTCCCCTTCCCAAGAAAGCTGCAAAGATACTGGTGGCAGGAAGTCATGCTGACAATTTGGGTTATCAATGTGGAGGATGGACAATTACCTGGCAGGGGCTTGGTGGCAATAATCTCACTGTTG GTACAACAATCCTTGAGGCTGTAAAACAAACGATTGATCCTGCTACTAAAGTTGTCTTCAATGAAAATCCCGACTCCAACTTTGTCAAGTCCAACAACTTCTCTTGTGCCATAGTCGTTGTAGGTGAACACCCTTATGCAACAACATTTGGTGATAGTTTGAATCTGACTATTCCAGAGCCTGGTCCAAGCACCATCACCAATGTATGTGGGTCTATACAATGTGTGGTAGTTCTCATCACCGGCCGACCAGTTGTGATTCAGCCATATCTATCAAAAGTAGACGCACTTGTGGCTGCATGGCTTCCAGGGACTGAAGGCCAAGGTGTAGCTGATCTTCTCTTTGGTGACTATGGATTCACTGGCAAGTTGGCAAGAACATGGTTCAAGACAGTTGACCAGCTACCAATGAATGTTGGCGATAAATATTATGATCCTCTATTTCCATTTGGATTTGGGTTATCTACAAACCCCACCAAGTATTAA
- the LOC114400463 gene encoding uncharacterized protein LOC114400463 isoform X1: MGTTTTPLVLVLLFCCLVSVLQAEYLKYKDPKQPLNVRIKNLLKRMTLEEKIGQMVQIERSVATPQVMKKYFIGSVLSGGESVPATNASAETWIQMVNGIQNGSLSTRLGIPMIYGIDAVHGNNNVYKATIFPHNVGLGVTRDPVLIKKIGDATALEVRATGIQYVFAPCIAVCRDPRWGRCFESYSEDPKIAQAMTEIIPGLQGDISSNSRKGVPYVSGKNKVAACAKHYVGDGGTTKGINENNTVISYSELLRIHMPPYYDSIVKGVSTVMVSYSSWNGQKMHANHFLVTNYLKNKLKFRGFVISDWLGIDKITSPPHSNYSYSIQVGVGAGIDMIMVPFNFTEFIDVLTYQVKNNIIPVSRIDDAVKRILRVKFVMGLFENPLADLSLVNQLGSEEHRQIAREAVRKSLVLLKNGKSAEKPLLPLPKKAAKILVAGSHADNLGYQCGGWTITWQGLGGNNLTVGTTILEAVKQTIDPATKVVFNENPDSNFVKSNNFSCAIVVVGEHPYATTFGDSLNLTIPEPGPSTITNVCGSIQCVVVLITGRPVVIQPYLSKVDALVAAWLPGTEGQGVADLLFGDYGFTGKLARTWFKTVDQLPMNVGDKYYDPLFPFGFGLSTNPTKY, from the exons ATGGGAACAACTACAACACCCCTTGTGTTGGTTCTTCTATTTTGCTGCCTTGTTTCTGTTTTACAAGCAGAATACTTGAAGTACAAAGACCCGAAACAGCCACTGAATGTTAGAATCAAGAACTTGCTGAAGCGAATGACCCTGGAGGAGAAGATAGGCCAAATGGTGCAGATTGAACGAAGTGTTGCCACCCCACAAGTGATGAAGAAGTACTTCATTG GGAGTGTGCTGAGTGGGGGAGAGAGTGTTCCAGCCACAAATGCATCTGCTGAGACTTGGATCCAAATGGTGAATGGAATCCAAAATGGATCTTTGTCTACGCGCCTCGGGATTCCAATGATTTATGGCATAGATGCAGTTCATGGCAACAATAATGTCTACAAGGCAACCATCTTTCCTCACAATGTTGGGCTAGGAGTTACCAG GGATCCAGTACTGATAAAGAAGATTGGAGATGCAACTGCCCTAGAAGTTAGAGCTACTGGAATTCAATATGTTTTTGCTCCGTGCATTGCG GTCTGCAGAGATCCTAGATGGGGGCGTTGCTTTGAAAGTTACAGCGAGGACCCTAAGATTGCTCAAGCAATGACTGAAATTATTCCTGGTTTGCAAGGAGACATCAGTAGCAATTCAAGAAAGGGGGTTCCCTATGTTTCTGGAAA GAACAAGGTTGCGGCTTGTGCTAAACATTATGTAGGAGATGGTGGCACAACCAAGGGCATTAATGAGAACAATACTGTGATCAGTTATAGTGAATTGCTTCGAATTCACATGCCTCCGTATTATGACTCCATTGTCAAGGGGGTTTCAACAGTAATGGTCTCCTACTCTAGCTGGAATGGCCAAAAGATGCATGCTAATCATTTTCTTGTCACTAATTACCTCAAGAACAAACTGAAGTTCAGg GGTTTTGTCATATCAGATTGGCTAGGCATTGACAAGATTACTTCTCCTCCTCATTCTAACTATTCATACTCTATTCAAGTTGGTGTTGGTGCTGGAATTGATATg ATCATGGTTCCCTTTAATTTCACTGAATTCATTGATGTCCTGACTTATCAAGTAAAGAACAATATTATCCCAGTAAGTAGGATTGATGATGCTGTTAAAAGAATCTTAAGAGTAAAATTTGTCATGGGCCTATTTGAGAATCCACTTGCTGATCTAAGCCTAGTGAATCAACTTGGTAGTGAG GAGCATAGACAGATAGCAAGGGAAGCCGTAAGGAAATCACTTGTGTTGCTAAAGAATGGTAAATCTGCTGAGAAACCTCTGCTTCCCCTTCCCAAGAAAGCTGCAAAGATACTGGTGGCAGGAAGTCATGCTGACAATTTGGGTTATCAATGTGGAGGATGGACAATTACCTGGCAGGGGCTTGGTGGCAATAATCTCACTGTTG GTACAACAATCCTTGAGGCTGTAAAACAAACGATTGATCCTGCTACTAAAGTTGTCTTCAATGAAAATCCCGACTCCAACTTTGTCAAGTCCAACAACTTCTCTTGTGCCATAGTCGTTGTAGGTGAACACCCTTATGCAACAACATTTGGTGATAGTTTGAATCTGACTATTCCAGAGCCTGGTCCAAGCACCATCACCAATGTATGTGGGTCTATACAATGTGTGGTAGTTCTCATCACCGGCCGACCAGTTGTGATTCAGCCATATCTATCAAAAGTAGACGCACTTGTGGCTGCATGGCTTCCAGGGACTGAAGGCCAAGGTGTAGCTGATCTTCTCTTTGGTGACTATGGATTCACTGGCAAGTTGGCAAGAACATGGTTCAAGACAGTTGACCAGCTACCAATGAATGTTGGCGATAAATATTATGATCCTCTATTTCCATTTGGATTTGGGTTATCTACAAACCCCACCAAGTATTAA
- the LOC114400475 gene encoding uncharacterized protein LOC114400475 yields MNKDKIFKLAKGFRGRAKNCIRIARERVEKALQYSYRDRRNKKRDMRSLWIQRINAGTRIHGVNYGNFMHGLMKENIQLNRKVLSEISMHEPYSFKSLVDISRNAFPGNKNVVIPPRKVAF; encoded by the exons ATGAACAAGGATAAGATCTTCAAGCTAGCGAAGGGGTTCAGGGGTAGAGCCAAGAATTGCATAAGGATAGCAAGGGAGAGGGTTGAGAAGGCCTTGCAATATTCCTACAGAGACCGCCGTAACAAAAAGAGGGACATGCGATCCCTTTGGATCCAAAGGATCAATGCTGGTACCCGCATTCATGGG GTCAACTATGGGAACTTCATGCATGGGCTGATGAAGGAGAATATCCAACTTAACAGAAAGGTTCTGTCAGAGATATCTATGCACGAACCCTATAGCTTCAAGTCTTTGGTAGATATATCACGAAATGCATTTCCCGGAAACAAGAATGTGGTGATTCCTCCTAGAAAGGTGGCCTTTTAG
- the LOC114400497 gene encoding abscisic-aldehyde oxidase-like, producing MELKKTPTSLVFAVNGERFDLSHVDPSTTLLEFLRTRTRFKSVKLGCGEGGCGACVVLISKYDPVHDQVEDFTASSCLTLLCSIHGWSITTSEGIGNTKEGFHPIHERFAGFHATQCGFCTPGMCVSLYGTLVNAEKTSSPKPPAGFSKVTVTEAEKAIAGNLCRCTGYRAIADVCKSFSADVDMEDLGLNSFWRKGDSQDSKLSRLPQYDHTQSISRFPMFLKEIKHDVFLASDKHSWHRPISLTELQNLLKLNHANSTRIKIVVSNTGMGYYKDKEGYDKYIDLRGISELSKIRKDQTGIEIGAAVTISKAIQTLKEESRNDFLSDYVMILEKIADHMSKVASGFIRNTASVGGNLVMAQKNNFPSDIAVILLAVDAMVHIMTDTQFEWLALEEFLERPTLGFESVLLSIKIPSLELNKSESSEPESRFLFETYRAAPRPLGNALPYLNAAFLAKVFPCKDSGGTVIDTCRLSFGTYGIKHAIRAKNVEEFLAGKLLNVSILHDAVNLVTETIVPKDDTSKTAYRSSLAAGFIFQFLNPLFNTSVITNSYLNGHINLPLVKDLELKENQKQVHHDNVPTLLSSGKQVLEAGCEYHPVGEPIMKSGAALQASGEAVFVDDIPSPSNCLHGAYIHSAKPLARVRSIKLTPELQLDGVRDIISSKDIPNGGENIGSKTIFGIEPLFAEEITRCVGERLAFVVADTQKLADMAANSAVVDYDNENLEPPILSVEDAVERSSFFEVPPFLYPKHVGDISKGMAEADHKILSAEMKLGSQYYFYMETQTALAVPDEDNCITVYSSSQCPEFTHSIIARCLGIPENNVRVITRRVGGGFGGKAIKAMPVAISCALAAQKLQRSVRMYLNRRTDMIMAGGRHPMKITYSVGFRNDGKITALDLQILVNAGIYVDISAIMPHNIVCALKKYDWGALSFDIKVCRTNHPSRSSMRGPGEVQGSFIAEAIIENVAATLSMDVDSVRSINLHTYKSLQSFYEYSHGEPYEYTLPSIWSKLAVSANYDQRNKLVQEFNRVNTWKKRGISRVPVVIQLMLRPTPGKVSIFSDGSIVVEVGGIELGQGLWTKVKQTTAYALGVIQCDGTEGLLDKVRVVQSDTVSLIQGGFTAGSTTSESSCEAVRLCCNVLVERLKPLKEKLQEEMGSIKWETLIHQAYMQAVNLLASSFYAPSVNSMSYLNYGAAVSEVEIDLLNGETRFLQTDIIYDCGQSLNPAVDLGQIEGAFVQGLGFFMLEEYETNLDGLVLQDGTWNYKIPTIDTIPKQFNVQILNSGHHQQRVLSSKASGEPPLLLAASIHCATRAAVKEARKQLLSWSNQDGEDSTFQLGVPATMPVVKELCGLDIVERYLKWKMGST from the exons ATGGAACTGAAGAAGACACCAACAAGTTTGGTTTTTGCTGTTAATGGTGAGAGGTTCGACCTCTCCCACGTTGACCCTTCAACCACTTTACTCGAATTCTTACGCACTCGCACTCGTTTCAAGAGTGTCAAGCTCGGTTGTGGTGAAG GTGGTTGTGGTGCTTGCGTAGTTTTAATCTCCAAATATGATCCTGTGCATGACCAAGTTGAGGATTTTACAGCAAGCTCTTGTCTCACACTACTTTGCAGCATACATGGCTGGTCAATAACGACTAGTGAAGGCATTGGCAATACTAAAGAAGGATTCCACCCAATTCATGAAAGATTTGCAGGATTCCATGCTACTCAATGTGGCTTTTGTACACCTGGAATGTGTGTCTCACTCTATGGAACACTTGTCAATGCTGAAAAAACTAGTTCTCCAAAACCACCAGCTGGGTTCTCTAAAGTAACTGTTACTGAGGCTGAAAAGGCTATTGCAGGAAATCTTTGTCGCTGTACAGGGTATCGAGCAATTGCTGATGTCTGCAAAAGCTTTTCAGCTGATGTTGATATGGAGGATTTGGGTCTCAACTCTTTCTGGAGAAAAGGAGACAGCCAGGACTCAAAGCTTAGTAGGTTGCCTCAGTATGACCATACTCAATCAATTAGTAGATTTCCTATGTTTTTGAAGGAGATCAAGCATGATGTGTTCTTGGCTTCTGACAAACACAGTTGGCACAGACCTATTAGTCTAACGGAGCTTCAGAACTTACTGAAATTAAACCATGCCAATAGTACCCGGATAAAAATTGTTGTTAGTAATACAGGTATGGGATATTACAAAGATAAAGAAGGTTATGATAAGTACATTGATTTACGGGGAATTTCTGAGCTTTCAAAGATCAGAAAGGATCAAACAGGGATTGAAATTGGAGCAGCAGTGACAATATCTAAAGCTATTCAAACACTGAAGGAAGAGAGCAGAAATGACTTTCTCTCAGATTATGTAATGATACTTGAAAAGATTGCTGACCATATGAGCAAAGTTGCCTCAGGATTTATTCGAAACACGGCCAGTGTTGGTGGCAATTTAGTTATGGCACAAAAGAATAATTTTCCATCAGATATTGCTGTAATACTTCTTGCTGTAGATGCAATGGTTCACATAATGACTGATACACAATTTGAATGGCTGGCATTAGAGGAATTTCTGGAAAGACCAACATTAGGTTTTGAAAGTGTGCTTTTGAGCATTAAAATTCCTAGTTTGGAACTCAATAAAAGTGAATCCTCAGAACCAGAAAGTAGATTCCTCTTTGAAACTTACCGAGCTGCTCCTCGACCCCTTGGAAATGCCCTTCCCTACTTAAATGCTGCTTTCCTGGCTAAGGTGTTTCCATGCAAGGACTCTGGTGGAACTGTGATAGACACTTGTAGGTTGTCTTTTGGTACTTATGGAATTAAGCATGCAATCAGAGCAAAAAATGTTGAGGAATTTTTAGCTGGAAAGCTTTTAAATGTTAGCATTCTGCACGATGCTGTCAACTTGGTTACAGAAACTATTGTACCTAAAGATGATACCTCAAAAACTGCTTACCGTTCAAGTTTGGCAGCtggttttatttttcagttcttAAACCCACTTTTCAACACTTCGGTAATAACAAATAGTTATTTGAATGGACATATTAATCTTCCTTTGGTTAAGGATCTTGAATTAAAAGAGAATCAGAAGCAGGTTCATCATGACAATGTTCCAACTTTACTATCATCTGGGAAGCAAGTCCTTGAAGCAGGCTGTGAGTATCATCCTGTTGGGGAGCCAATCATGAAATCTGGAGCTGCGCTACAAGCTTCAG GTGAGGCTGTGTTTGTGGATGACATTCCATCACCATCAAATTGCTTACATGGAGCATACATTCATAGTGCAAAACCTTTAGCAAGGGTAAGGAGTATAAAACTAACGCCTGAATTGCAACTGGATGGAGTGAGGGATATCATTTCAAGTAAAGACATTCCCAATGGTGGGGAAAACATTGGATCTAAGACTATATTTGGTATCGAACCTCTATTTGCAGAAGAGATAACCAGATGTGTTGGTGAACGCCTTGCATTCGTG GTTGCAGATACTCAAAAACTTGCAGATATGGCTGCAAACTCAGCTGTTGTtgattatgataatgaaaatCTTGAACCACCTATTTTATCTGTTGAAGATGCTGTTGAAAGATCTAGCTTTTTTGAAGTTCCTCCTTTTCTCTATCCAAAACATGttggtgatatatcaaaaggaATGGCTGAAGCAGATCACAAGATTCTTTCTGCTGAG ATGAAACTTGGGTCTCAATACTATTTTTATATGGAGACACAAACTGCACTTGCTGTACCAGATGAAGACAATTGCATTACAGTTTATTCCTCCAGCCAATGCCCCGAGTTTACACATTCTATTATAGCGAGATGTCTAGGAATTCCTGAAAATAATGTCCGTGTAATTACAAGAAGGGTTGGGGGCGGTTTTGGTGGAAAGGCTATAAAAGCCATGCCA GTTGCCATATCATGTGCACTGGCAGCACAGAAATTACAGCGCTCAGTTAGGATGTATCTAAATCGAAGGACAGATATGATAATGGCTGGAGGAAGGCATCCCATGAAGATAACTTACAGTGTTGGGTTTAGGAATGATGGTAAGATTACTGCACTAGACCTTCAGATATTGGTCAATGCAGGGATATATGTGGATATAAGTGCAATTATGCCACATAATATAGTTTGCGCACTTAAAAAGTACGACTGGGGTGCACTATCTTTTGATATAAAGGTATGCAGAACAAACCATCCTAGTAGATCTTCAATGAGGGGCCCTGGGGAGGTGCAGGGATCATTTATTGCTGAAGCTATTATAGAAAATGTTGCAGCTACACTTTCAATGGATGTAGATTCTGTCAGAAGCATTAATCTTCACACATACAAAAGTCTTCAGTCATTCTATGAGTATTCTCATGGTGAACCTTATGAGTATACATTGCCTTCAATATGGAGTAAGTTAGCTGTTTCTGCAAACTATGACCAGAGAAATAAATTGGTGCAAGAGTTTAACAGAGTTAACACCTGGAAGAAAAGGGGAATCTCTCGGGTACCAGTTGTAATTCAACTGATGCTAAGACCAACTCCTGGTAAAGTAAGCATTTTTTCTGACGGGTCTATCGTTGTTGAAGTTGGAGGAATTGAATTGGGTCAAGGTCTTTGGACAAAGGTGAAACAGACGACTGCATATGCTCTCGGTGTTATTCAATGTGATGGAACTGAAGGTCTCTTGGACAAAGTACGGGTTGTGCAATCTGATACGGTGAGCTTGATTCAAGGAGGCTTCACTGCTGGGAGCACTACATCAGAGTCAAGCTGTGAAGCAGTTAGGCTTTGCTGTAATGTCTTGGTAGAGAGGCTAAAGCCTCTTAAGGAAAAGCTGCAGGAGGAAATGGGCTCTATCAAGTGGGAGACCCTTATTCATCAG GCATACATGCAAGCTGTGAACTTATTAGCATCTTCATTTTATGCACCCAGTGTTAACTCCATGAGTTACCTAAATTATGGTGCTGCAGTAAGTGAG GTGGAAATTGATCTTCTGAATGGAGAAACCAGATTTTTGCAAACAGACATTATTTATGATTGTGGACAGAGTCTAAACCCTGCTGTTGATTTAGGACAG ATTGAAGGAGCTTTTGTCCAGGGGTTAGGGTTTTTCATGCTTGAAGAATACGAAACAAATCTTGATGGTTTGGTGTTACAAGATGGCACTTGGAACTACAAAATCCCTACGATAGACACTATACCTAAACAGTTTAATGTTCAAATCCTCAACAGTGGGCACCACCAGCAACGTGTTCTCTCTTCAAAAG CTTCTGGCGAGCCGCCATTACTTCTAGCAGCTTCCATTCACTGTGCCACAAGAGCAGCTGTAAAAGAAGCAAGGAAACAGCTTCTTTCATGGAGCAACCAAGATGGAGAAGATTCAACATTTCAGTTGGGAGTCCCTGCAACCATGCCTGTGGTCAAGGAACTCTGTGGACTGGACATTGTAGAAAGATACTTGAAATGGAAAATGGGAAGTACATAA